From Rhodoferax sp. AJA081-3, the proteins below share one genomic window:
- a CDS encoding carbohydrate ABC transporter permease, giving the protein MSGGDMHGPSRGDAGRPWLRYLALGLVALVMLYPLIWLVGASFKSNSEIFTEVGFWPQRFDFGAYAKGWKTSTEYTFATYFLNSFLITIPRIIVTVISCVLVAYAFARFEFWGKKILFSVMVGTMMLPLIVLRLPQYLVFRELGWLDSYLPLIVPSAFATDTFFIFMLVQFLKGIPRDMEEAAQIDGCNALQLLWHIIVPLLKPAIVSVIVFQFIWTMNDFMGPLIYLASVEKYPVSLALKMSIGATEEVEWANVIAISVVALIPSVAVFFAAQRHFIEGATSSGVKG; this is encoded by the coding sequence ATGAGCGGCGGTGATATGCATGGCCCAAGCCGCGGAGACGCGGGGCGGCCCTGGTTGCGTTACCTGGCACTGGGGCTGGTTGCGCTGGTGATGCTGTACCCGTTAATCTGGCTGGTGGGTGCGTCCTTCAAGAGCAACAGTGAAATCTTCACCGAGGTGGGTTTCTGGCCGCAACGCTTTGACTTTGGCGCCTACGCCAAGGGATGGAAGACCAGTACCGAATACACCTTTGCAACCTATTTCCTGAACAGCTTTCTGATCACCATTCCGCGCATCATCGTCACGGTGATCTCTTGTGTGCTGGTGGCCTATGCGTTTGCGCGCTTTGAGTTCTGGGGCAAGAAGATCCTGTTCTCCGTCATGGTGGGCACCATGATGCTGCCCCTGATTGTGCTGCGCCTGCCGCAGTACTTGGTGTTCCGCGAGCTGGGCTGGCTGGACTCTTACCTGCCACTGATCGTCCCGTCGGCATTTGCGACGGACACGTTCTTCATCTTCATGCTGGTGCAGTTCCTGAAAGGCATTCCGCGGGACATGGAAGAGGCGGCACAGATTGATGGATGCAACGCTTTGCAATTGCTGTGGCACATCATCGTGCCCTTGCTAAAGCCGGCAATCGTGTCTGTCATCGTGTTCCAGTTCATCTGGACCATGAATGACTTTATGGGCCCGTTGATCTACTTGGCGTCGGTTGAGAAGTACCCGGTGTCGCTGGCTCTGAAGATGAGCATAGGTGCGACCGAGGAAGTGGAGTGGGCCAATGTGATTGCCATTTCGGTCGTGGCGCTGATCCCTTCAGTGGCCGTGTTCTTTGCCGCACAAAGACACTTCATAGAGGGGGCTACTTCTAGTGGCGTCAAGGGATGA
- a CDS encoding carbohydrate ABC transporter permease, translated as MYENKRLGFLFVLPFVLGVLLFKLFPFVMSFALSFTQYDLIDPPKYVGLDNYRELATADPLFRKSLGVTLLFAALAVPLRVGFALFIAHVLNFRLRGINFFRAAFYLPSILGGSIAVAVLWRFIFAKNGLVNLIMVQLGLEPIAWLADEHYSMWTIVLLFTWQFGSAMVIFLAALQNVPVSLYEAAECDGASKLQQFWSITVPLITPVIFFNLIMQMVHAFQEFNGPYMITEGGPLSSTYVLALYIYDQSFRFFNLGYGAALSWVLFALVGGLSAISFWSSKYWVFYAGEKEQRK; from the coding sequence ATGTACGAAAACAAACGACTGGGCTTTCTGTTTGTATTGCCCTTTGTGCTGGGGGTGTTGCTGTTCAAGCTGTTTCCCTTTGTGATGAGTTTTGCGCTCAGCTTCACGCAGTACGACCTGATTGACCCGCCTAAGTATGTGGGGCTGGACAACTACCGCGAACTGGCCACGGCCGACCCCTTGTTCCGCAAGTCACTGGGCGTCACCCTGCTGTTTGCGGCTCTGGCCGTTCCCCTGCGCGTGGGGTTTGCGCTATTCATTGCGCATGTGCTGAACTTCCGTTTGCGTGGCATCAATTTCTTCCGGGCAGCCTTCTACCTGCCATCCATTCTGGGCGGGTCGATCGCGGTGGCCGTGTTGTGGCGCTTCATCTTTGCCAAGAACGGCCTGGTCAACCTCATCATGGTGCAGTTGGGCCTGGAGCCGATTGCCTGGCTAGCCGATGAACACTACTCCATGTGGACCATCGTGCTGCTGTTCACATGGCAGTTCGGCTCGGCCATGGTGATCTTTCTGGCGGCTCTGCAGAACGTGCCCGTGTCCTTGTACGAGGCAGCAGAGTGCGACGGTGCCAGCAAGCTGCAGCAGTTCTGGAGCATCACCGTGCCGCTGATCACACCGGTGATCTTCTTTAACCTGATCATGCAGATGGTGCACGCCTTCCAGGAGTTCAACGGTCCCTACATGATCACCGAAGGCGGCCCGTTGAGCTCTACCTATGTGTTGGCCCTGTATATCTATGACCAGAGTTTCCGCTTCTTCAACCTGGGCTACGGTGCGGCCCTGTCCTGGGTGTTGTTTGCGTTGGTGGGGGGCTTGAGTGCTATCAGCTTCTGGAGTTCCAAGTACTGGGTGTTCTATGCGGGCGAGAAGGAGCAGCGCAAATGA
- the kduD gene encoding 2-dehydro-3-deoxy-D-gluconate 5-dehydrogenase KduD, which produces MTTENFQLNGQVAMVTGCNTGLGQGMALALAQAGADIVGVNLSDPADTRVAIEATGRRFWDIRANLSDASCLQDVIQQALGHAGKINILVNNAGIIRRNDAIDFSEKDWDDVVNLNLKTTFFLAQAAVKQFIKQGKGGKIINVASMLSFQGGVRVPSYTASKSGVMGVTRAMANEWAAHGVNVNAIAPGYMATDNATALRADAARNAAILERIPANRWGLPSDLAGPVVFLASKASDYVNGYTLAVDGGWLAR; this is translated from the coding sequence ATGACAACAGAAAACTTCCAACTCAACGGCCAGGTGGCCATGGTCACCGGTTGCAATACAGGACTGGGCCAGGGCATGGCCCTGGCGCTGGCACAGGCGGGCGCCGACATTGTGGGTGTCAACCTGAGCGACCCGGCCGACACACGTGTGGCGATAGAGGCCACGGGCCGGCGCTTCTGGGACATCCGGGCCAACCTGTCGGACGCCAGTTGTTTGCAAGACGTGATTCAGCAGGCGCTGGGGCATGCCGGCAAGATCAACATCCTGGTGAACAACGCCGGCATCATCCGGCGCAATGACGCCATCGACTTCAGCGAAAAAGACTGGGACGATGTGGTCAACCTGAACCTGAAGACAACCTTCTTCCTGGCCCAGGCGGCGGTCAAGCAGTTCATCAAACAGGGCAAGGGCGGCAAGATCATCAATGTGGCCTCCATGCTGTCCTTCCAGGGGGGTGTGCGCGTGCCGTCCTATACAGCGTCAAAAAGCGGTGTGATGGGCGTGACCCGGGCCATGGCCAACGAATGGGCGGCGCATGGTGTCAATGTGAACGCAATTGCCCCAGGCTATATGGCGACCGACAACGCCACGGCCTTGCGTGCCGACGCCGCGCGTAATGCGGCCATACTGGAGCGTATCCCCGCCAACCGCTGGGGTCTGCCCAGTGACCTGGCGGGGCCTGTCGTGTTTCTGGCATCCAAGGCGTCGGACTATGTCAATGGTTATACGCTGGCCGTTGACGGTGGATGGCTGGCGCGTTAA
- the kduI gene encoding 5-dehydro-4-deoxy-D-glucuronate isomerase, with product MQIRQPVHSEHAKTLDTESLRRHFLVEDLFVADNVTLTYSQIDRIIVGGIMPVSTGVTFAAELGKHTGTDFFLQRRELGLINIGGAARVVVDGVNYDVGAREALYVGQGARALEFFSMDAAQPAKLYFNCAPAHVAYPHRKVTLAEASPETLGSAQTSNRRTIYKFLVPDVLPTCQLLMGMTQLEPGSLWNTMPCHTHDRRMEVYFYFDMNADAAVFHMMGEPTQTRHLVVRNEQAVISPSWSLHSGVGTQAYTFIWGMVGENQVFKDMDHVPMTTLR from the coding sequence ATGCAAATCCGCCAACCCGTCCACAGCGAACATGCCAAAACCCTGGACACCGAAAGCCTGCGCCGCCACTTCCTGGTGGAAGACCTGTTTGTGGCCGATAACGTCACACTGACCTATAGCCAGATCGACCGCATCATCGTGGGCGGCATCATGCCGGTGAGCACCGGAGTCACTTTCGCGGCGGAGCTTGGCAAACACACCGGTACCGACTTTTTTCTGCAGCGCCGTGAGCTGGGGCTGATCAACATTGGCGGCGCCGCCCGTGTGGTGGTGGACGGGGTGAACTACGACGTGGGCGCGCGTGAGGCCCTGTATGTAGGCCAGGGTGCCCGCGCGCTGGAGTTTTTCAGTATGGACGCCGCACAACCCGCCAAGCTGTATTTCAACTGTGCACCAGCCCATGTGGCCTACCCCCACCGCAAGGTCACGCTGGCCGAGGCATCGCCGGAAACCCTGGGTTCGGCCCAGACCAGCAACCGCCGCACGATCTACAAGTTCCTGGTGCCCGATGTGTTGCCCACCTGCCAGTTGCTGATGGGTATGACCCAGTTGGAGCCTGGCAGCCTGTGGAACACCATGCCCTGCCACACCCACGACCGGCGCATGGAGGTGTATTTCTACTTCGACATGAACGCCGACGCAGCCGTCTTCCACATGATGGGGGAGCCCACACAAACCCGCCACCTGGTGGTGCGCAACGAGCAGGCGGTCATCAGCCCCAGCTGGTCTTTGCACAGCGGCGTGGGCACACAGGCCTACACCTTCATCTGGGGCATGGTCGGCGAAAACCAGGTCTTCAAAGACATGGACCACGTGCCCATGACCACCTTGCGCTGA
- a CDS encoding cupin domain-containing protein gives MHFYEHNTTPWTELGDGIRRKIVAHTPQLMAVLVQFDKGAIGTPHAHDVHDQIAFVISGSFEAEVAGQKKILRAGDAFIAPHHHTHGVVALEDKSTLLDQFSPCRDDYLTT, from the coding sequence ATGCACTTTTATGAACACAACACCACCCCCTGGACCGAGCTGGGTGACGGCATACGCAGAAAAATCGTGGCCCACACCCCGCAACTGATGGCCGTGCTCGTGCAGTTTGACAAGGGCGCCATTGGTACCCCCCACGCACACGATGTGCACGACCAGATTGCATTTGTCATTTCCGGGTCCTTTGAGGCCGAAGTTGCCGGGCAGAAGAAGATCCTTCGTGCCGGCGATGCATTCATCGCACCACACCACCATACCCATGGCGTGGTGGCCCTGGAAGACAAGAGTACCTTGTTAGACCAATTTTCCCCTTGCCGAGACGATTACCTGACAACCTGA
- a CDS encoding TonB-dependent receptor produces MSNQTKPFHPLLNAVSRAVCALTTTSQRARRPATPRLAYSFSVVRGASRAQLLGMSSLLLAASGTAYAQTDTQAKPLEAVVVTGMRASLESALNAKRNDNGIVDVIKAEDMGKFPDTNLAESLQRVPGVVIDRDAGEGRSITVRGLGQDFTRVRINGIEGLATTGGTDSSGGANRSRGFDFNVFSADLFNSLTVRKSSSADVDEGSLGATVDLQTTRPFDLKGRAAGVSLKAGYNDLSGKTSPKASFLLSDTFADKKIGVLVSGAYSKRQVLEEGFSTVRWDNGPSSGGWCPPQGITTGLPAGSTATTCGPAAQGVARLPNTPANLAAYNEATRSGNFHPRLPRYGRLTHDQERLGLTGSFQIKPADGTLLTFDMLYSKLDATRQEDFLEAISFSRALTAGGKQQTSVLSTAYAPNGALLYGTYNGVDVRAESRYDELSTTFTQPTLTLEQEIGESMKLTARIGRATSKFENPIQTTTTLDAANVNGYSIDFRGDTRNPIINYGTLNPSDPNGALKILGVPVGSTNITNFTPSEVRLRPNGATNTNDLAHVNLAWDVIPDKLTLKFGGDYKKFTSDVYESRRTVETMNTVPVGVNPASLVTTLSGFGKDQGLPPGSVTSWVIPNLNAIASAYDIYCNCLKGGPAGGPGDYRLTSITNGAARGSNRTITETDTGAFFMADFTTKLGDIPLRGNAGARYVKTKMSAQGYLATAGGTPVTAENEYTDWLPSVNVAANLSKDVIVRGAIAKVMARPQLGNVAPGGTLSTTGTLSYTGGNPALQPFRADTLDASVEWYHARNAFVGLGLFQKDIKSYIQTLRTNIPYSQTGLPLSLLPPGFNGEEVFQVSAPVNTEGGKLTGVELNIQQPFSFLPGIGKNFGVMLNYTLVNSQIAYIVSPTSTTTLTDDLINMSPKAFNATLYYDDGTFSARISGSRRSSFLTRVPGQNNNDVEGKNETVNIDVSMSYKVTPNLDVTLEATNLTNQPNDQFISRDRNSVVVNNVTGREVMIGARYKF; encoded by the coding sequence ATGTCCAACCAGACAAAACCCTTCCACCCCCTGCTGAATGCCGTCAGCCGGGCGGTTTGCGCCCTAACCACCACCAGCCAGCGGGCCAGAAGGCCCGCCACGCCCAGGCTGGCCTATTCCTTCTCCGTAGTCCGTGGGGCCAGCCGTGCCCAGTTGCTGGGCATGTCATCCCTGCTGCTGGCAGCCAGTGGCACGGCTTATGCGCAGACAGATACCCAGGCCAAACCCCTGGAAGCCGTGGTCGTGACCGGCATGCGCGCCTCGCTGGAAAGTGCCTTGAACGCCAAGCGCAATGACAACGGCATCGTCGATGTGATCAAGGCCGAAGACATGGGCAAGTTCCCGGACACCAACCTGGCCGAGTCCCTGCAGCGGGTTCCCGGCGTGGTGATCGACCGGGATGCGGGCGAGGGCCGTAGCATCACCGTGCGTGGCCTGGGCCAGGACTTCACCCGGGTGCGTATCAATGGCATCGAGGGCCTGGCTACTACCGGTGGTACCGACAGCTCGGGTGGCGCCAACCGTTCGCGCGGATTTGACTTCAATGTCTTCTCTGCCGACCTGTTCAACTCCCTGACCGTGCGCAAAAGCAGCTCGGCCGATGTGGACGAAGGATCGCTGGGCGCCACGGTAGACCTGCAAACCACCCGCCCCTTTGACCTGAAAGGCCGTGCGGCCGGTGTGTCGCTCAAGGCGGGTTACAACGACCTGTCCGGCAAGACCTCGCCCAAGGCATCCTTCCTGCTGTCCGATACCTTTGCCGACAAAAAGATCGGCGTGTTGGTCTCGGGTGCGTATTCCAAACGCCAGGTGCTGGAAGAAGGCTTCAGCACCGTGCGTTGGGACAATGGCCCGTCGTCCGGCGGATGGTGCCCGCCCCAGGGCATCACCACCGGCCTGCCCGCCGGTTCTACCGCCACCACCTGCGGCCCTGCCGCACAGGGTGTGGCCCGTCTGCCCAACACACCGGCCAATCTTGCGGCCTACAACGAAGCCACCAGAAGCGGTAACTTCCACCCCCGCCTGCCACGGTATGGCCGCCTGACCCACGACCAGGAACGCCTGGGGCTGACGGGTTCGTTCCAGATCAAACCCGCAGACGGCACGCTGCTGACGTTTGACATGTTGTATTCCAAGCTGGACGCCACCCGCCAGGAAGACTTCCTGGAGGCCATCTCGTTCAGCCGCGCCCTGACCGCCGGCGGCAAACAACAAACCAGCGTGCTGAGCACCGCCTATGCACCCAATGGAGCACTCCTGTATGGCACCTACAACGGCGTGGACGTACGGGCCGAGTCCCGCTACGATGAGCTGTCCACGACCTTCACCCAACCCACCTTGACGCTGGAGCAGGAGATTGGCGAAAGCATGAAGCTGACCGCCCGCATCGGCCGCGCCACTTCCAAGTTTGAGAACCCCATCCAGACCACCACAACCCTGGACGCGGCCAATGTCAACGGTTATTCCATCGACTTCCGTGGTGATACCCGCAACCCCATCATCAACTACGGCACCTTGAACCCGTCCGATCCCAATGGGGCGCTGAAGATTCTGGGTGTGCCGGTGGGTTCCACCAACATCACCAACTTCACCCCCAGCGAAGTGCGCCTGCGCCCCAACGGTGCCACCAATACCAATGACCTGGCCCATGTGAACCTGGCCTGGGATGTGATTCCCGACAAGTTGACGCTCAAGTTTGGTGGCGACTACAAGAAGTTCACATCCGATGTGTACGAATCACGCCGCACCGTAGAGACCATGAATACCGTGCCCGTGGGCGTGAACCCTGCCAGCCTGGTGACCACCCTGAGCGGATTTGGCAAAGACCAGGGTCTGCCACCCGGTTCGGTCACCTCATGGGTAATTCCCAACCTCAACGCCATCGCATCGGCCTACGACATCTATTGCAACTGCCTCAAAGGCGGCCCTGCCGGTGGCCCCGGTGATTACCGCCTGACCTCCATCACCAATGGCGCAGCACGTGGCTCCAACCGCACCATCACCGAAACCGATACCGGCGCCTTCTTCATGGCGGACTTCACCACCAAGCTGGGCGACATACCCTTGCGCGGCAACGCGGGCGCCCGGTACGTGAAGACCAAGATGTCGGCACAGGGTTACCTGGCAACGGCTGGCGGTACACCCGTGACAGCAGAGAACGAATACACCGACTGGTTGCCGTCGGTCAATGTGGCGGCCAACCTGTCCAAGGATGTGATCGTGCGCGGCGCCATTGCCAAAGTGATGGCCCGCCCGCAGTTGGGTAATGTGGCCCCCGGCGGCACGCTGAGCACCACGGGCACCTTGTCTTACACCGGTGGCAACCCGGCCCTGCAGCCCTTCCGCGCCGACACGTTGGACGCCAGTGTGGAGTGGTACCACGCCCGCAACGCCTTTGTGGGACTGGGCCTGTTCCAGAAGGACATCAAGAGTTACATCCAGACGCTGCGCACCAACATCCCCTACAGCCAGACTGGTCTGCCGTTGTCGCTATTGCCACCCGGCTTCAACGGTGAAGAGGTGTTCCAGGTCTCGGCCCCGGTCAATACCGAAGGCGGCAAACTCACCGGTGTGGAACTCAATATCCAGCAACCTTTTTCGTTCCTGCCCGGTATCGGCAAAAACTTCGGTGTGATGCTGAACTACACCCTGGTGAACTCGCAGATCGCCTACATCGTGTCGCCCACCAGCACCACCACGCTGACGGATGACCTGATCAATATGTCGCCCAAGGCCTTTAACGCGACCCTGTACTACGACGACGGCACCTTTAGTGCGCGGATCTCCGGCTCGCGCCGCTCATCGTTCCTGACCCGGGTCCCGGGACAGAACAACAACGATGTGGAAGGCAAGAACGAAACCGTCAACATCGACGTGTCCATGTCCTACAAGGTCACACCCAACCTGGATGTGACCCTGGAAGCCACCAACCTGACCAACCAGCCCAACGACCAGTTCATCAGCCGCGACCGCAACAGCGTGGTGGTGAACAACGTGACCGGCCGCGAAGTCATGATCGGTGCACGTTACAAGTTCTGA
- a CDS encoding SGNH/GDSL hydrolase family protein — translation MPPITLPLLAVLCLTACAAVQPTHSLSGFTATHTRMAGASISVRDSRGAVATNTADSQGRYQIDVSALTPPLVVLAMEAGGHSCRTNRTPRAHCVTALVPTLQAGANTAHVNPLTDQITSDVATALRFTGPQQLAEAPSVPAIPPQVYANALQHQHAGFGDALAQTGGLDTVLAVINHTRGYDNDSGEASATVITDMGWRPITHPFAADANEPLQLARTQQQLAAIQAARIRIFIVGDSTAATYERQRMPRMGWGQVFEEQFKPDSGVKVVNGARAGRSSRDFFNGGWYRQMARFIQAGDYVIIAHGHNDQNCNSQRPVRGTADVANLCTYPNDAQGQRQFPTGQPQMSFQNSLEVYVNDARARGAIPLLMTPTTRFLNADRKTAYTNGDTRPVVSQHLTRQNAARAYAFTGDYSQTIKDTARVNGVPLIDLEAKTIAFANVHAKDWQDYWLVVGDTERYPWYATQTAGISTAPDTTHFQEAGARAVAALVVQGIRETPALLPLAQHLKP, via the coding sequence ATGCCCCCTATCACTCTCCCTCTTCTGGCCGTGTTGTGTCTGACCGCCTGCGCTGCTGTGCAGCCCACACACAGCCTCAGTGGTTTTACCGCCACCCACACCCGCATGGCCGGGGCATCCATCAGCGTGCGCGACAGCCGGGGCGCGGTTGCCACCAACACGGCCGATTCCCAGGGTCGCTACCAGATCGATGTGTCGGCACTCACGCCCCCGCTGGTTGTGCTGGCGATGGAAGCGGGCGGCCACAGCTGCCGCACCAACCGGACACCACGCGCCCACTGCGTGACGGCGCTGGTACCCACCCTGCAAGCTGGGGCCAACACCGCCCACGTCAATCCACTCACAGACCAGATCACCTCGGACGTGGCCACCGCCCTGCGCTTCACCGGGCCGCAACAGCTGGCAGAGGCCCCGTCCGTGCCGGCCATTCCCCCGCAGGTCTACGCGAATGCCCTGCAGCACCAGCATGCCGGGTTTGGCGACGCGCTGGCCCAGACTGGTGGGCTGGATACCGTGCTGGCTGTCATCAACCACACGCGCGGTTATGACAATGACAGTGGCGAGGCATCGGCCACCGTCATCACCGACATGGGCTGGCGGCCCATTACCCACCCCTTTGCTGCCGACGCCAACGAACCCTTGCAGCTGGCGCGTACGCAGCAGCAGCTGGCGGCCATCCAGGCCGCCAGGATCCGTATCTTTATTGTGGGCGATTCCACCGCCGCCACGTATGAACGGCAGCGCATGCCGCGCATGGGTTGGGGCCAGGTGTTTGAAGAGCAGTTCAAGCCTGACAGCGGTGTGAAGGTGGTCAACGGTGCACGCGCCGGGCGCAGTTCACGCGACTTTTTTAATGGCGGCTGGTACCGCCAGATGGCGCGCTTCATCCAGGCGGGTGACTACGTCATCATTGCCCACGGCCACAACGACCAGAACTGCAACAGCCAGCGCCCCGTCCGGGGCACGGCCGATGTGGCCAACCTGTGCACCTACCCCAACGATGCGCAGGGCCAGCGCCAATTTCCAACCGGGCAGCCGCAGATGTCGTTTCAAAACTCACTGGAGGTCTATGTCAACGATGCACGCGCTCGGGGCGCCATCCCGCTGCTGATGACACCGACCACGCGTTTCCTGAATGCGGACCGCAAAACTGCCTACACAAACGGTGACACCCGGCCCGTGGTCTCACAACACCTGACGCGCCAAAACGCCGCCAGGGCTTATGCCTTCACCGGCGACTACAGCCAAACCATCAAAGACACGGCCCGCGTCAACGGCGTGCCGCTGATCGATCTGGAGGCCAAGACCATTGCCTTTGCCAACGTCCATGCCAAGGACTGGCAGGACTACTGGCTGGTGGTGGGTGACACCGAGAGATACCCCTGGTACGCCACACAGACCGCTGGCATATCTACCGCGCCGGACACCACCCACTTCCAGGAGGCGGGTGCGCGGGCCGTGGCTGCCCTGGTGGTCCAAGGCATCAGGGAGACACCAGCGCTGCTGCCCCTTGCCCAGCATTTGAAGCCTTAG
- a CDS encoding sugar kinase, producing the protein MKKIHKVALVGECMLELHGTAFGAMQQSYGGDTFNTAVYLARCGGEALSVWYATALGDDGLSAELMRRWVQQGLELGLVRRIPGRLPGLYQIEVDAHGERRFSFWRDQSAARAYFDVPQTPLEQRAADWDAFYFSGISLAILPPEGRERLFALAQSLRDRGAMVVFDNNYRPRLWPDAAVARDSFIRAFAVASVALVTADDHQALFGLPTLEDAVLAAQQLPAAEIVIKRGSAPTLVRAGVARGETVPTEHVPRVVDTTAAGDSFAAGYLSRRLSGQAPAVAAQFGNRLAARVIQHPGALIPLDAMVDLTAPKASNAGQGAAALVSP; encoded by the coding sequence GTGAAAAAAATCCACAAGGTTGCCCTGGTTGGCGAGTGCATGCTGGAGCTGCACGGCACGGCCTTTGGCGCCATGCAGCAAAGTTATGGCGGTGACACCTTCAACACCGCCGTGTATCTGGCCCGCTGCGGCGGGGAGGCGCTCAGCGTCTGGTACGCCACCGCATTGGGAGACGATGGTCTGAGCGCCGAGCTGATGCGCCGCTGGGTGCAGCAGGGGCTGGAATTGGGGCTGGTGCGCCGCATACCCGGGCGCCTGCCGGGCCTGTACCAGATCGAGGTGGATGCCCATGGCGAGCGACGCTTCAGCTTTTGGCGCGACCAGAGCGCAGCACGGGCCTATTTCGACGTGCCGCAGACGCCGCTGGAGCAGCGCGCCGCCGACTGGGACGCCTTCTACTTCTCCGGCATCAGCCTGGCCATCCTGCCGCCTGAGGGGCGTGAGCGCCTGTTCGCGCTGGCGCAATCCCTGCGCGACCGTGGCGCTATGGTGGTGTTTGACAACAACTACCGGCCCCGCCTGTGGCCCGACGCGGCGGTCGCGCGTGACAGTTTCATCCGTGCCTTTGCGGTAGCCAGCGTGGCGCTGGTCACGGCCGATGACCACCAGGCCTTGTTTGGCCTGCCCACCCTGGAAGACGCGGTGTTGGCCGCGCAGCAATTGCCCGCTGCAGAGATTGTTATCAAGCGGGGCTCGGCACCCACCCTGGTGCGTGCGGGGGTGGCCCGTGGGGAGACCGTGCCCACGGAACACGTTCCACGCGTGGTAGACACCACGGCGGCCGGGGATTCGTTTGCGGCGGGCTACCTCAGCCGCCGGCTCAGCGGCCAGGCACCGGCCGTGGCGGCACAGTTTGGCAACCGCCTGGCGGCACGGGTCATCCAGCACCCCGGTGCGCTGATTCCGCTGGATGCCATGGTGGACCTGACGGCCCCTAAGGCTTCAAATGCTGGGCAAGGGGCAGCAGCGCTGGTGTCTCCCTGA
- a CDS encoding YgjV family protein has protein sequence MVFTFPDHWISPTQWFGYLAFVLGVASFLQKNDRRFKWLMAGECLAYVAHFLLLGVPTAAASASVSVVRSVLSLYTRSVWVALAVVAVNLALGYGLATQWWNWLPLVASCIGTLALFLLKGIRMRVAMLAGTVLWITNNALAGSIGGTALEVVILLVNSYTIARMFKASRPRPPPAAATAQSPQSPHP, from the coding sequence ATGGTTTTTACTTTTCCGGATCACTGGATCAGCCCGACGCAATGGTTTGGTTACCTGGCCTTTGTGCTGGGCGTGGCCTCGTTTTTGCAAAAGAACGACCGCCGGTTCAAGTGGCTGATGGCGGGCGAATGCCTGGCCTATGTGGCCCACTTCCTGTTGCTGGGTGTGCCCACGGCGGCGGCCAGCGCCAGCGTCTCGGTGGTGCGCTCGGTGTTGTCGCTCTACACCCGATCGGTGTGGGTGGCGCTGGCTGTGGTGGCCGTGAACCTGGCGCTGGGTTATGGCCTGGCAACCCAATGGTGGAACTGGCTGCCACTGGTCGCGTCGTGTATCGGAACGCTGGCGCTGTTTCTGCTCAAGGGTATTCGCATGCGGGTGGCCATGCTGGCGGGCACGGTGCTGTGGATCACCAACAACGCGCTGGCCGGCTCCATTGGCGGCACGGCACTGGAGGTGGTCATCCTGCTGGTCAACAGCTACACCATCGCGCGGATGTTTAAGGCATCCCGCCCGCGCCCTCCACCTGCTGCAGCCACTGCGCAATCTCCGCAATCACCGCATCCGTAG
- a CDS encoding ABC-type transport auxiliary lipoprotein family protein — protein MGGCTALQPKPRATVYDFGPGPVATVASTRMAPLPTLVLADTEASAALDSTAVLYRLAYSDAQQLRPYALARWSMTPAQLLRQRLREQLGQRRAVLNAAQGVVADKPAMVLHLELDEFSQLFETAQQSSGLVRLRATLGQGGQGSQRLVAQRSFIVQRPAASADAEGGVRALAAATDAVIAEIAQWLQQVEGAGGMP, from the coding sequence TTGGGGGGGTGCACAGCCCTGCAACCCAAACCCCGCGCCACGGTGTATGACTTTGGCCCCGGCCCGGTTGCAACGGTAGCAAGCACCCGCATGGCGCCCTTGCCCACGCTGGTGCTGGCCGATACCGAGGCCAGCGCGGCACTGGACAGCACCGCCGTGTTGTACCGCCTGGCCTACAGCGACGCCCAGCAGCTGCGACCCTATGCGCTGGCCCGCTGGAGCATGACACCGGCCCAACTGCTGCGCCAGCGCCTGCGTGAACAACTGGGCCAGCGCCGCGCCGTGCTGAACGCCGCCCAAGGTGTGGTGGCCGATAAACCCGCCATGGTGCTGCACCTGGAGCTGGACGAGTTCAGCCAGTTGTTTGAGACCGCGCAGCAAAGCAGCGGCCTGGTGCGCCTGCGCGCCACGCTGGGCCAGGGCGGACAGGGCAGCCAGCGCCTGGTGGCCCAGCGCAGCTTCATCGTGCAACGCCCGGCCGCCAGTGCAGATGCCGAAGGCGGTGTGCGCGCCCTGGCCGCGGCTACGGATGCGGTGATTGCGGAGATTGCGCAGTGGCTGCAGCAGGTGGAGGGCGCGGGCGGGATGCCTTAA